In one Arachis duranensis cultivar V14167 chromosome 9, aradu.V14167.gnm2.J7QH, whole genome shotgun sequence genomic region, the following are encoded:
- the LOC107465505 gene encoding uncharacterized protein LOC107465505, with the protein MHRVGSSGNTANNSTRPRKEKRLTYILNDADDTKHCAGINCLVVLKSAVSDVSDYLFTGSRDGKLKRWSLGDDAATCSATFESHVDWVNDVVLVGDGTLVSCSSDTTLKTWNALSNGVCNRTHCQHSDYVTCLAAAEKNSNIIASGGLGGEVFIWDLEAALASKCNDIMDDETSNVINGSCNSKSTIALRSSSSSNSISLHSTQTEGYIPIAAKGHKESVYALAMNEVGTLLVSGGTEKVVRLWDARSGSKTLKLKGHTDNIRALLLDPTGRFCISGSSDSMIRLWDLGQQRCIHSYAVHTDSVWALASTPSFSHVYSGGRDLSLYITDLQMRESVLLCTGKHPILQLALHDDSIWVASTDSSVHRWPAEGRNPQKIFESGNSFLAGNLSFSRARVSLEGSTPVPAYKEPTLTIPGIPAIIQHEVLNNKRHVLTKDSSGSVKLCEITKGVVIEDFGKVSLEEKKEELFEMFNLFWLLFFYIKKIIVYLNILGKPEEDKVNLARETLKGLFAQWLIEQKKRTGSPASANGDLKDIATKCHAHSGVEVDGSSENDAMVYPPFEFSVISPPSIVTEGTHGVPWRKKMTDLDGTEDEKDLPLWCLDCLLNNRLPPRENTKCSFFLHPCDGSIAQILTQGKLSAPRILRVHKVVTYVLEKLVLDKPLDNGNADGNVAPGLAGSQIQHQAVREGPTRSGSKSWQKIRPSIEILCNNQILPPEMSLATVKTYIWKRQDDLVLNYRVVQGR; encoded by the exons ATGCACCGTGTGGGTAGTTCTGGTAACACAGCAAACAACTCAACTCGCCCTAGAAAGGAGAAAAGATTAACTTATATTTTGAATGATGCTGATGATACAAAG CATTGTGCAGGCATAAATTGTTTGGTTGTACTCAAGTCTGCAGTCTCTGATGTGTCCGATTATCTCTTCACTGGGAGCCGTGATGGCAAGCTAAAACGATGGTCACTAGGTGATGATGCCGCGACGTGCTCTGCTACTTTTGAATCTCATGTTGATTGG GTTAATGATGTAGTTCTTGTGGGAGATGGTACACTTGTTTCTTGTTCATCAGATACTACCCTTAAG ACATGGAATGCCTTGTCCAATGGAGTTTGTAATAGGACACACTGCCAACACTCAGATTATGTTACTTGCCTTGCAGCGGCTGAAAAAAAT AGCAATATCATTGCCTCTGGTGGCCTTGGCGGGGAGGTATTTATATGGGATCTTGAAGCTGCACTTGCTTCAAAGTGCAATGATATTATGGATGATGAAACTTCAAATGTTATCAACGGTTCTTGCAACTCAAAATCTACTATAGCCTTACGAAGCAGCAGCTCAAGTAACAGTATATCCTTGCACAGTACTCAAACTGAAGGATACATTCCAATTGCTGCAAAAGGCCACAAGGAGTCTGTTTATGCTTTGGCAATGAATGAAGTTGGAACCCTTCTTGTCTCTGGTGGCACAGAAAAG GTTGTCCGTCTGTGGGACGCAAGATCCGGATCAAAAACTTTGAAGCTAAAAGGACATACAGATAACATCAGGGCTCTTCTTCTGGATCCTACTGGGAG GTTTTGTATATCAGGATCTTCAGACTCTATGATAAG GCTTTGGGATCTTGGTCAGCAGCGTTGTATCCACTCTTATGCAGTTCATACAGATTCTGTCTGGGCTCTTGCCAGCACTCCTTCATTTAGTCATGTTTATAGTGGTGGTAGAGACTTATCA TTATACATTACAGACTTGCAAATGAGGGAAAGTGTTTTGCTTTGTACAGGCAAACACCCCATACTTCAGTTAGCTTTGCATGATGATAGCATATGGGTTGCATCAACTGATTCTTCTGTTCATAGATGGCCTGCTGAAGGGCGCAACCCTCAAAAGATTTTCGAAAGTGGCAATTCTTTCTTAGCTGGAAATTTGTCCTTTTCGAGAGCGAGGGTGTCACTAGAAGGATCTACTCCT GTTCCTGCATATAAAGAACCAACCTTGACTATTCCTGGTATCCCTGCTATAATACAGCATGAAGTTTTAAATAATAAGAGGCATGTCCTGACAAAG GATTCCTCGGGTTCAGTGAAATTGTGCGAAATTACTAAAGGTGTTGTTATTGAAGATTTTGGGAAG GTTTCGTTggaggagaaaaaggaagagctGTTTGAGATG tttaatttattctggcttctttttttttatataaaaaaaataattgtgtaCCTTAATATTTTAGGCAAGCCTGAAGAGGATAAG GTCAACTTGGCTCGTGAAACCCTCAAAGGTCTCTTTGCTCAGTGGTTGatagaacaaaagaaaagaacagGAAGCCCAGCTTCTGCTAACGGAGATTTGAAGGATATTGCTACTAAATGTCATGCTCATTCAGGAGTTGAGGTTGATGGTAGTTCTGAGAATGATGCTATGGTTTATCCTCCGTTTGAATTCTCAGTTATTTCCCCTCCTTCCATTGTTACGGAGGGAACTCATGGAGTTCCATGGAGAAAGAAAATGACCGACTTAGATGGAACTGAGGATGAGAAAGACTTGCCTCTGTGGTGTTTGGATTGTTTATTGAATAACCGACTACCTCCTAGAGAAAATACTAA ATGCAGTTTCTTTTTGCATCCATGTGATGGTTCAATTGCTCAGATCCTCACTCAAGGGAAGCTAAGTGCTCCACGAATATTAAGAGTTCATAAA GTTGTTACTTATGTTTTAGAAAAGCTGGTGCTTGACAAACCACTTGATAATGGGAATGCTGATGGAAATGTTGCCCCTGGACTTGCTGGGTCACAGATACAGCACCAAGCAGTTCGGGAGGGACCTACTCGATCTGGATCCAAGTCCTGGCAAAAGATTAGGCCTTCTATTGAAATTTTGTGTAACAATCAG ATATTGCCTCCCGAAATGAGCTTAGCTACAGTAAAAACTTACATATGGAAAAGACAAGATGACCTAGTCCTAAATTACAGAGTGGTTCAAGGAAGGTGA